The following proteins come from a genomic window of Musa acuminata AAA Group cultivar baxijiao chromosome BXJ1-7, Cavendish_Baxijiao_AAA, whole genome shotgun sequence:
- the LOC135679347 gene encoding protein ENHANCED DISEASE RESISTANCE 4-like, whose amino-acid sequence MREDGGLGGIIFVLLLSVSCWSHRTTMARLVRCPKCHKLLVEYPNVPVYQCGGCGIALRAKNQDDTAENAAPGSPQVDHPESQSDHGFSDSGSASSVVRATTPATMHDLEDDRRGKGIEGGDSDAGGASSSRVEDENEQVENTPKPDLVSEVERSSRSVGHSSASEEEDMAGTARDEGIYDSLKSPATMSSHAYDGSVSSSDDGRSARHLAMSRRTFKAASAEANLESRYLAPNPSNERNSSRTMRSFDAIGDGSSSRCGSDEVGGMSSFDSDEFQSTHNWMAPESTHLHDKVELLRKIDEVRDHLAKFCVADATQARNATFPRRHFSEQQAYCSCSRCLQGRRPHVASVHDLHSRSSRSGSLHKHDGHEAERSGPKDKPKRHCRPVSGASPFVICDKCTKLLQLPADFLVSRRRAHKLQCGGCHEVLSLPFPAMARAHPEVERHNEAELGRDANSIAAPRLHRLMGYQSASDLLCEQHEDTSTVPHSFRASEAGRAGSEFTTGRGSSSPYHEEGESSRRTRRAAGLPRPGMRREDTGNQI is encoded by the exons ATGAGAGAGGATGGGGGTTTGGGAGGCATCATCTTTGTCTTGCTTCTCTCTGTGAGTTGTTGGAGTCACAGAACAACCATGGCGAGGCTGGTGAGATGCCCCAAATGCCATAAGCTTCTCGTGGAGTATCCTAATGTTCCCGTATACCAGTGTGGGGGGTGTGGAATCGCACTTCGTG CAAAGAATCAAGATGACACAGCAGAAAATGCCGCCCCAGGATCGCCCCAAGTCGACCATCCTGAGAGTCAATCAGACCATGGTTTCTCAGATTCCGGATCGGCCTCTTCGGTCGTCAGAGCAACAACCCCTGCAACCATGCATGACCTCGAAGACGATCGCCGTGGCAAAGGAATCGAAGGCGGCGACTCTGATGCCGGTGGAGCTTCTTCTAGCAGAGTCGAAGACGAGAACGAGCAAGTCGAGAACACTCCGAAGCCCGATTTAGTCAGTGAAGTGGAGCGATCTTCTCGCTCCGTTGGCCACAGCAGTGCCTCAGAGGAAGAAGACATGGCTGGCACGGCTCGAGATGAAGGAATCTACGATTCTCTCAAGTCTCCGGCTACGATGAGCTCCCATGCGTACGATGGCAGTGTCTCTTCTTCAGATGATGGACGCAGTGCTCGTCATCTGGCTATGTCTCGAAGAACTTTTAAGGCCGCCTCTGCCGAGGCCAACCTCGAATCCAGGTATCTCGCACCCAATCCATCAAATGAGAGGAACAGCTCGCGTACGATGCGAAGCTTTGACGCCATCGGAGATGGCAGCTCTTCCAGATGCGGCAGCGATGAAGTTGGAGGGATGTCGTCGTTCGACTCCGACGAATTCCAGTCCACGCACAACTGGATGGCGCCCGAAAGCACACATCTGCACGATAAAGTGGAACTCTTGAGGAAGATCGATGAAGTGAGAGACCATCTTGCAAAGTTCTGCGTCGCGGATGCTACTCAAGCCAGAAATGCCACCTTCCCAAGGAGGCATTTCTCCGAACAACAAGCCTACTGTTCCTGCTCCCGCTGTCTGCAAGGGCGTCGACCGCACGTGGCAAGTGTCCATGACTTGCATTCGCGTTCTTCGAGGTCCGGAAGTCTGCACAAGCACGACGGCCACGAGGCGGAGAGGTCTGGTCCGAAAGACAAGCCGAAGCGCCATTGTCGACCCGTCTCAGGAGCTTCGCCCTTCGTCATCTGCGACAAGTGCACCAAGTTGCTCCAACTCCCAGCAGACTTCCTCGTCTCGAGAAGGCGGGCGCATAAGCTGCAGTGCGGTGGCTGCCATGAAGTTCTCAGTTTGCCGTTTCCTGCCATGGCTCGAGCTCATCCTGAGGTGGAGAGGCACAACGAGGCAGAATTGGGAAGGGACGCGAACTCCATAGCGGCTCCACGGCTTCACCGGCTCATGGGGTATCAATCCGCCAGTGATCTGCTGTGCGAGCAACACGAAGACACATCAACCGTGCCGCATTCCTTTAGGGCTTCGGAGGCAGGCCGTGCCGGCAGTGAGTTTACAACAGGAAGAGGAAGCAGCTCTCCGTACCACGAGGAAGGCGAATCATCAAGAAGAACCAGAAGAGCCGCCGGACTGCCTCGTCCCGGAATGCGGAGAGAGGACACTGGGAATCAAATCTGA